The Amphiura filiformis chromosome 8, Afil_fr2py, whole genome shotgun sequence genomic sequence atcgatgcaagaagtatcttaatcaacatcggaagcggtaagatcgaccggtgtactgagtctgggtTTTTAATGGCTGTGATGGATCCCCGGACGGACCCGGAATGTATTATTACTCACCTGGATTTGCAACTTCTGGTTTCTCTATGAAAATATCCCGAGGTGGAGCAAACCTTCTGGTGGATGACAGGAAcgatcctttctttcttttcccacTCTCCGTTCTTGGTGCAGCGGGTTCTTTTCTACTTTGACTGACATCGTATGAAGCGCTAACTTCGTATGAACCTGGCGGAGGCAGATCCTGTGGAATAGATTCAATAGAGATTTATATATCAAGTAGtggcacaaaaaatatttcagggtGGGGGGCATTGAGGAGGCAACAAGTTTTCTAGGGAAGGATAAAATGTTCTAAAATGTTCTCTACCTGACTAATACATAtagatatttataaagcgcctttaaaatttatcaaagcgctgaacaaggagagaaagaatgaaaaaaagaaacacaaaagGAATAagaactagatgccacagtaatgtgttttaccaaacacgaatatctatgcccgtgaccacacctaaccccttcCCTATTCACAagcgaaaacttggtgagcaccatgtgaaagcacttgttttaagctttcatttgatatacatgtaatgctcataacactggactggcccatactctctctaataccctaccaagccttcactctcttttatacccacatcagaccatcactctctctaaagcaccaccagactggaccacactctctcttataccccatctgaccatcactctctcttatactccactagaacatcactctctctgaaacaccacaagactggactacactctctctaataccccaccagaccctcactctctcttatacttcatcagacactcactcgctctaaaacaccaccacactggcacacactctctctaataccctaccaaaccttcactctctcttataccccatcagaccctcactctctctaaaacaccaccagactggaccacactctctctaatatcccaccccttaaccaaccacaccccttgtcccatcatgagaaccttttgaggtggtccaaaatcaaaaatcaaaatgcctacacattcccttttaagggagtttttgtcaagtgattagTTTCCTTGACGTctgattcagacctttatcattgcaaacacaggagctaacaaaatactacctattaaGCTACACTGTattaataggtcgtacctattttgctttttaaagcatttagACTTTGACTTCTGGGGATGCTGCTAATATaaaatacatcaagggtcatgggtcattaTTGTACCaattatgaaccctgagggcgctgtagttcttgagctagagctgtttgaaattttacacatattgctcactgtagcccaagacctttgacctctggggtcgatattactgcaggaaatatctaagggtcacgggccatcattgtaccaagcatgaaccctgagggcgctatagttgttgagctaaagtggttttaaaaaatacacatattgcttcctgtagcctgtgacctttgacctctggggtcgtggctaccttaagttacttttaggggtcatgggccatcattatactaagtatgaatcctgagggcgctatagttcttgagctagagatgtttcaattttgacacattttgcccCCTGtaccccatgacctttgacctctggggtcgggggtaccataggaaatttctaggggttatgggccatcattgtaccaagtatgggcccgaggctactttagttcatgagctagaggggtgcaaaggaagcgtgagaagaaggagaaggaggaggagaagtcgaagactaaacacaacaaatgcaatatctatgccaccgttccacgggcatagataaagaagctaactgaaaaggtgagttttcaggttttttttctgaaaactggaattgaggGAGACTCCCTAATGGCTTTCgggagtttattccattcccttAGGCCAGAAACAGAAAGGTATTTAAACCAGCTGCTCTACGTGCCCTATGCTGTCTAAGCAGGGTCTTATCCGGGAGCATAGACTGAAAGAATAACCAAATAACCAGCTTGACATTTAGAATTACTCACATCTGGACCTAAATTGTAATCTGCCGAAATATTACCCCTCCAACAGTAAAGCTACCCGCTACTTTCAATGGGCTGTGTGTAACCCCTGCATACATGAGCAGCATGTGTATTCGTATACTCCAATAATTATTGAAACCCACACTCAAGTCCTCCACAGTATGAGtacgtttttcaaatggaattgactagcgttaattattttgaaaccaacAGCCCTTAATGGCTTAACATGTATTGTCCActactggagtgagtatttgaaattgccaaattttctattctatttgaaaaccatactccctcagtggaagacttaagctgaatcttccacagggggagtgtgaatttcaaatataatAGCCCATTTTCAAACAATACCTACCTTAACAACAGGTGGCGGTGTGTGTACCCTATTGGACTGTGATGCAAAGTTAGCTGTAACATTGCCTGAATATCTGCTATAATGAGGCCTATCTTTGACTTGGTAGTGTGCTGGTCCTGGCTGTGAATCCTCTTGTTTTTTGATGATAGGTTTGATTCGTACGCTGGTAGACCCGAATGCACCACGTCTTGTGCTTTCGATGTAGGCTTTACGCATACTATCTTGTGCTATGCCGCTGAATGTGTATTGTCCAGGTCCTGCAAGGGAATAGTGTTATATTCTATTGTTATGTGTGTAATACAGAAATCTATATTTATCCACaggcaaaaaaaaagggttttgtcTCACAAACCTACCGTAAAAGTATACGATAGGCTGTTTTAAGTTaccagaaaaaagaagaaaaaaatagtcaagaagcggcaaaaaacaagcaaaaaatgtgctaaaaacacaataaaaaataTCCTGTGTCTGGTTAGCTTGTCATATTtttactgaattttttttttttaaaagcacaATGTTGGTATGTTGCTAGCAACTTTTCTTTGCGAATTTGAAAAACGACAACACAATTGGCAATTAAAACATTGTCCTGTAAAGAGTTACCAATACCTAACGACAAGTTGCGCAAAAATGTTTGTTAAATACTCCTCTATGACATGCAATAAAAAAAGGTTAAAGGTACATTAAAGGACTGCTTCAAAACCCAATCGCCGGTTGACTACCGATGCCTTGACAGCAACCAGGTCCAATGGTCAGTCTGCCAGGGTGCCAGAGGTTAGGTTTTGAAGATATCCTATAATATACAACAAATCGCTTTGACAAAATCAATTTCTTATCCATTTACTGTAACTGTCTACTTTATATGCTAAAAACCTAACAAAATTATACTTGTGCCTCATTGTATACCTGTATGATAAATTGTATAACAATATATAAAAGAAATTTGAGCCATGTATCAAAATGAACTTGTGTAGGCTGAAGTACATTTCACTATACTGTGCTTTGCCTTAAGTTTGGTATTGACGTTGGGTGCGTTATTTTGTTGGTCGCAGTTTTGAATCACGCACATATAAATTTAATTACATGTGTGCGTACAAGGACTGTTTTCCGGCACGTTTGTGGTAAAAATGTATTGACATTacaaccaaacttgaagtgaaccacaGTATAATATTAACGACATATCGTATATCCTAAACACATCATAAATCCCCAAACTCATTATAATCCTTCCAGAGTTTAAAAGGGTTTGGACTTACTATATCATAAAGTGGCGTAAACGTTACGATTCGAATTTATGTCAACATACCTGGTGTTTTCTGGATATGAGGTTGGGGCTGAAATCTGGTGGCCGTTTGACTAAAAGGACTTCTTTTTAAGCCCCTAACTTTCTTTAAAGATTCTAATGCATGTCTTGGATCATTATAACTACCAGGTGCTGGAACACAATTACTATTATCACCAAATCTCTGCAAAACAACATAcaagaaaaaataaatgttaatgtTACATGAAATAGTATATCAAGCATTTTTGCCAGGCACTTTTGAAATCTCccttggggagggggaggggaagataattattgcacagaccctAAAATGATATAAGCCATCTcatccttaggccaaaaaaaaaaaattgtttggttgcccttccacaacaaaaatttggagggtcagtAGGTcgatactttttttttcatgggtATTCCTCTATTTTCcctacattttgaaaaggctagtattgacaaatacttgatcatttaaatggaaatacttcttgtttttaatcaaatatgcatttaataaataaaatgagtgaataacaaatataaaatgtccttgatactgtccaaatttaaggtttcttctagaaaaaacaaaccaaaaaatccgacccaagatttccaattttttgggtcggtctctgagggcaaccaaacattttttttttggccctatCTCCCAGATATTGAATTATAATCAGTTTGGTCACTTATTGCAAGTTTCTGTTGCTTTGAAAATTGAAGCTGAAATAAATAAAGCATGATCATTATCACTAAAATCACATTTTCTATCTTTCTACTGTCAGTGTGGCAAAACACAGCTTTCACTGTTTACAGTACTGTACCATCAGCAACGCACCTTTTACCATAACCTAGACTGTGCCACCTGATCTCAATGGTACTGTGTATACGTATTGTttaacattcttagtcagtgggagtggtctagttcgtagacacatttctgattggacaatcgcatgatttcgggtgccgtctatcaggccgtagagcgACCCCGTCATCATGCTTCTTGATGATGCGTAAcatgcgtgtagaggtgcgcgtatgtatcgcgctggatgcgtagactagtgcggaatacaagaacgcgctagcaatacgtgcaacagaatatgtgaagttgtaaacaagtttcgttcattttataatgaggggagtttttatgacggtaacttagtttttgctttaaaaaatttgtttacacttattaaaataatatttaactgactaagaatgagaataaacgataggaatttttattttgcctaaccTCTACCTATGatggcgacaggcaggtccaatatttttatcgtagtggataccggctgcgccggcatccactactcaaaatattggacctgcctgtcgtctatcacatgatAGAGGATAGGCAAATAAAAATTGTATCGTTATTCTCTAAGTATTCAACATGGTATGGGATGGCCACAAACCCCAAACACCTATAACCTGACGGCGCCGTCCCGGCAGTTTGTCCACGCTCTATTATCACTGAACAATAGAAACCAGATTCAACTACCGGTTCTGCCAGGGTGCCACGGTTGACTGGCGGTTGAAGTTTGAAGCCACCCCTAAAAACATATTCTGCCATGGTTTACTTTTGGAGTGATGTGATCAGATATAACAGTATGGATAGTTACTTTCTACTCAAGCGGATAATAGGTGAATCCATAGGgtctatttcactaaactttacgaaacTTCGTAAGTCTTGAAATCATTGTAATTTACAACGAGTtgcaagttccatttcactaaacttacttacgaacgatACCTTTCGTAagcaatagggatttactacagggaccctttgtaaagttacgtctagaattgggtattcgtaactttacgtcTAGTATTTGGTATTCATAACTGTAACTTTACGAATGGTAATACCCAAACTCGTAATACCCAAACTAGTCCATCTAATAATTCTAAAAGAATTTCTTACAAAAGGAATCACACTGAcgataatattgcaaaatttaaaaagaggTTATCAGAAGTTAAGTGGCAGGAAGTTCTTGATAACAACAATGTAGATGATGATTACAATAAGTTCCTAGAAACTTTTGATAAGTTATATAACGAATGCGTACCACTTAAGAAATGCACTAATAATAGAAAGAAGGAACCAATGTCTCCCTGGATCACAAAAGGCCTACTAAAAAGTATCAATaagaaaataaattatacaaacaatatctTCACTCCCCAAGTCAAAATGGActtcaaaaatttaaaacttataaaaatgtattaaacatgCTTATACGTAAAgctaaaagaaaatattatttcttgaaaTTCGAACATAGCAAgaataatatgaagcaaacatggaatacaataaataatattcttGGACGAGGAAAGCAGAAATCTTCCCAGAATAAATTTAAGGATGGTCATGGCAACATATATACAAACTCTGACGATATATCAaatcaatttaatgatttttttgtaaatgtaggcCCGGAACTTGCATCCAGTATTCAAGATTCCGacaaaaaatattatgattaccttCATGATCCAAGATTTAGTAGCATGTACATGAGCCCAATTGTGAAATGgatattataaaattattgataaatttaaccaaaataaaagTGCTGGTAATGATAACATAGGaaatttcattataaaaagagTAGCTAAGGAAATCGTAAAACCTCTTACAAGCATATTTAATATGTCAATCTCAACAGGTATTGTTCCTGAAAAACTAAAAATAGCTAAGGTTATACCAATATACAAAAAACAAGAAGCTGAAGTCTTCTCCAATTATAGACCAGtgtcacttttaccatgtttttcaaagattttagaaagacttgtatttgataaatgtgttaactacatAGATACTCACGAAATCcttaatgacaaacaatttggatTTCGATCCAACCactctacctatatggctatattacagctggtggataaaattaatacagcagtggacaaaaaaaataaagcaactattggaattttcttagacttATCAATAGAGTTTGATacaattgaccacaaaatacTTCTTCATAAATTAGAGCATTATTTATTTCGTGGTGTGGTATTGgaatggtttacaaattatctaaGTAATAGAAAGCAATATGTATCCTACAACACGTGTGACTCACAACTTAAAGATATTGTATGTGGTGTTCATAAGGATCAATATTAGGTCcactatttttttatattatatgttaatgatatcactagtacctctaatattctggattttatactatttgctgatgataccactatcctttactcgcatgaaaatattgagaatcaaacaaatgtcgtgaatgctgaattgaaagaagtaagcaattggtttagagcaaacaagttatcagtaaatgcaagcaaaacaaattatatgttaTTAGGGCATACGCCTCATATGACATCAGTCAAAGTGCAGCAAGATTTAAACATCGTCCTAAACAACACACTATTGGACCGAgtgaaacataccaaatttttaggtgtcttaatagatgaaaacctcacctggaaatgtcatattgactgcgtttccaaaactttgtcgagaaatattggtatcatgaacaaattaaaacactttattcctgatcgaatattatataccttatattgtacttttattttgccgtacctcaattatggaattctaatcTGGAGAAATACATTTAAACTTTATTTAGATAAACTGaccaaactccaaaaatgggcaataagaacaatttctaatagtcattatagaagtcataccagacctttatttgccaaatacaacattttaaatatagaagatatgtattctcttgaacttggtgtatttatgtacaagaattccatacatgagttacccaattcatttaatgagtattttacaaaagcgttctgacatccatgactaccagacaaggcgaaataatgatctccagttaacaaaaaataaaagagtttttccgaccattccattcgaacagcgggcccatactttggaactctctagataaaaaattaaagactcaaagtccataaaacatttcaaacaccttaaacaaaaacttatctctaagtacaattaggccattctcgagcactgtaatttgtcatgtctgttagtcatttttatttattttttttttttttttaatctttgttttgtttttttttaattgtaaggcaattctcaggccttattggccttcctgccttttccgccatattgtgtttctttatttttgatgtagttgtatatttttatatatggaaataaatgaatgaaaatggTTACTTGATTAGctttgagttacgaagggttaaatgTTAAGTGAAATGGACCCGAAATGGACCCCCATGTCCGGTAAACATTCCCAGCATAAAGACctaaaccccatgagaactacctcctgattggccaaaaagaagtcttcattatcaattggcccaatcagcaacattgttagaataatttcaccacataaaaaaaattgaggtgaattatttgcaaagcttcattctgattggtgattaaagtgaagatatcatgtaattgaccaatcagaggcaatgtaagatcggcaggtagtgctcagggggttaatttcTGTTCTCTTTCAACTCACCTTAGCTTGTGACATGAATGGTGGGTGTTCCACGTCTAATCCCTCTGGGTTCACTGCCTGTGGTCTCCTGTCAAACTGACTGCGTAATTCGTATTTACCAGGACCGGGAACGGCCTGTAAATTGGAAGGTAATTCAtggataataataaaaaaaaaaatttgatataaaacaatGTAAATGGTCTAAATGAACCAATAATATGATAACTTGGGTTATTGCATTTCTAGAAGAATAAATAGGTTTTTCATGAAGTAATGCTTTCGGTTTTTTTTGCTAGCTGCTGAAAATTATGCTGTAAGTATTTATTACAAGGAATTCTtgtatacatcatcatcatcagtcggctgcggagcaggtgactacaagctttctccaactatttcGATTTTGCGAACATCAAACTAACCAATATACATCAAACCAACCAATGTTTTCAAATCATTATCTGTATGTTAGATAATCATACTCAGTTTGGATGCCACTGTTGACAACAAAGGGCCAGTGGAGTGCAGCAAAAGGTGTATGCACCCACTGTGTCCACAAGTGGAGGAATTAAGATTTATCATGTCAGTTGGCATGGACTTGGGATATATTCCCGGTGGATATTCCacctaaaatccatacaccccctaagacAAACATGACCTTGCAATTGATCTCCTACACACggtttgtagatttcaaatggagtcacccattcaggtaatctcatttgaaattcacactctgtgtgtggaagattaaggtcatgttttccatagggggtgtatggatttcaactgtgtCTGTAACAGCCCATTGAGACCATGAAATCTGACCAATGtatccagtgttcgaaatatgcctcaaaaagttacaggccagccgggcttgacctcaAAAAGTTACCGGCGAGCCGgaccggcaactagatgccagtcagaaaagttaccggccaggccaaaaagttacaggccaatggccggctgactggCCCAATTTCGAACGCTGAATGTATCTGTTCGACTTCATCATTTATGATAACAAACACACAAACTACAGTCACAAATCTGCCGCAGAGATAACTCACCTTCTTTTCCTCGTCTTTGACCACAACTTCATGATATCTCGGCAGCTTAGAGTTGAATGACCTGGTGCCATCTTTGGTGGGACTTGATGCATTCAGATTTTCTACCCGCAGTTCATCTTTGTTGAACGGATTGTATTCTCCGGGTCCTGGACCGTTTTGTCCGGCAAAATCCATCCGGTGTGATGTTAAATTACCGAAATGTACACCTTTATActtggttgttgtttttgtattAGCCTGTTAAGGATGAGAAATGAAAGACAGATGAACTCTATgtatgcgggtgtcgactgcagatgacaagtttcattttttttacttaaaaaggcgagggactggtctatcaatatgcttgaacgaaccactacactgttcaatggctttcttgtactatatgaaatgttgTGTGCGATTTAAAATGTCTGTGTCcagagcaaactacgatgcgtacgcacacggCAGGGCAAAGAGCAATGGAAATTGGCATAGTTCGCGCATACTGCTGGTCAATGTattcacatgtcaagtggtctatactatcACCATGCCATGATATGATAGTCAAAAGGGGTGACTACATTGTACAGTTATCACTATGAGATATTgagactgaaaatcacactgaaaactgCAGAGTAACGCTGAAAAATTATACAATAGATAATACCACTGAAATAGCACTGAAAAGAGTTCTTTTGTTATCCGGTTAATGTCTATAATCACACTGAAAATTGACCGCAACATTCTCAAAATGAGAGGCCATtcattaatcccactgaaatggtCCAAATCACACGGAAATATATTGGCTCATGCTATTGTTATGaataactagcgggatacccgcgcttcgcgcgggtccccgctagatgagtaaatgggagcgttcactataacaggaagaattactgaacaggtagaatcattgaaaagtacattttatttatctaaatctgtctcttcttacattttcttttttagtttcttctgcttagcttgtgatttttcgtttccatgttatttatttaacccgttcccattattttctaaatcagttctttcttacatttcccttttagcatcttttttttatttgctgcttgtgatttccgtttccatcatatttttacttaattctgttctcattattttagcttctttttttcttacatttcttgatgattagtttctttcctacTTTGTTTCgttccgtttcatttagttactttaacccgttggcctgattactcgtacctttttgtcctcattttaattttctttttctttatagtaccgcttcatgttgtttatacattacaacacacatctttttcccgtatttattataTCCTCTCATATCGTGTCtcgcggacgtgttcacccggtatcccgtgacccgtccatgtactttttgtcctttaattttccttctttccgtattatcatgtccactggtctctggctcgcatgTCGAGTGGCACTGCGCCGTTCTGGCAGCGCATTGGCGTATCTCGCGCATTACGACGCTGGCGCCGGCAGCTggcggccagctgcagtgacgcgtgtaggctggtaaccgattttcataacaaaaacccagtTTTTACCCacatttttactgtttttgcagccaatccttgcccgtttccaaccaaattttcgcataaccgtctaGGGaagttcctcgatctcccgtatgaatttggcgacatttggatcgaaactgacggagcctttatacacgatacatagatacatagatagatacatagatacatacatacaacattcccctatttatagtaagataatccCTAGACAATAGCCACACTGAAAATACTCAGAGTAACAATGGAAATGGCTAGAGTAACGCTGAAAATGGTTTTCAGTGAGATTTTCAGCAGCAAACTTTATTAGTGTATAACGACTCAATtgacttgatcacatcacaaatatttaaaaagacaaaaacCACAAACTAAACCTGCACCTTACCTGGTTAACATTATAAAAAGCCGGTCCAATGCTGCTATCTCTATTTGGGGCGTCTTGTTTCTTCAGGGTTCCGTCCTCATGCTCTTCATAACCATAGGCTTGTCCTGGTGTTGGGATGGATGGTGCCTGTGGTTTCCTTGAATAGCGTACTCTACTTGTTACAAGCTGCAGAAAAAACCAATTTATTAGATTTAATATTCACACTAAAAGCATTAAGAAATTAAAATCTTATGCATTAAAGTTTAAGAAGTTTAGACTAGGATATGTCCTTTGAATTTAATGAAGTCCAGATGGAGGAAGAAATGGGCCCTCTAAAAACACTAACAAAATAATCTGAACCCTTGTGGTACAGGGCAGATCTACATAGGGGTATGCTTGACACATCCCCCTTATGTAGGGGCGTGGTCAGCACACATGTTGGGGGTAAATAAATGAAAGAATacaaaaggaaagaaaacaaaagaatgcaAATGACATGGTACCATAGAGGAGAGGCTATGTATACGGCAGTGTTCAGTTTCTCAACATGTAATTCATTCACTCTCAAACAACACTCGCAAATCGCAATGCCCTGCCCTCCTCCCTCGACCCCCACCGTGACAGCAGCCAATAGTCTATACATATATTGACCGAATCTACCATAGCAAATTAATATTTCTCACCACTAGACATGAAACTTGTGCGTCTCACCCACCCCACGCCGCTAATGCAGCACAATGGCACTTGTCTTTGGCTCCATTACaactttaggccgtataaaattaatgttttggttctcgcccctcctcctcaatttctgggatttgtcagattttttttttttttttagatttttcaattatttttagactttggaatgatttatggatttatgaatttattatacatgtaaataagtttattaaagagaacaaggaccacttccaagtctttttgtgttaCTCTATAGGAaatatccctcagaatctcacatttgaaaaaaaaaaaaaaaaagtgcctcatcgtttcctcgagcactgttggaaaagaccgaaaactacggacaatgctgattttacactgaaaaaaaacaaaaaaacaaaaaacacctccctccctcatcaattcatgaaaatcctctgggacgagaaccaaaatattaattttatacggccttacttGTCTTTGACTCCTTTACAAAATTACAGCAAATTCCACACCCTCTCTTAATCCGCCACCGAGACTAGTGACTCTCAAATAAGTGCCTCCCCTCCAAAAATACAGTGCCATATCTGCTATGTTCAAGTACCGGTACTAAATAAGTTTGTTCggcagaaaaaataagactcataacatatTAACACTGTGACTGTGACTGGCACACGCGCATGTGAATTTAcgtgagcgtgagttgggactttattgacgagcGTACTAACAAAAGCCTCATTTTTGCCTCATGTAAGCGGAACAAACTTTAGTACTTTACATAccgcatttttttaaaaagcaaaCCAATTTCAACTCCCAAGTAAAAAGACAGCATCTGTTTAGTAACATAATTTGCAGACACTATATTTTTACTTGAAAGGGCAATGatataatgggctgttccatttaaaatccatacacccctaaggaagacacaacaaagggagggcgagttagcgcagcggtaattccctcactttgcaccactgaggtcccgggttcaagcccgcgcggcccaaggactcatgtgcacttggtttatcccgattccatgctcgctctactgaggttttctccgggatctccggtttcctcctgtatcgcaaaaatcggtgattagttgtttggttatcaaaaacttccttcacccaatggaatttggggagctgcacagataattggtggatgttacaatctaaatgcggataggtgtgcgccgttcggcagcaacctagttgatcttgatctgattgtgatgattcaccattgcagcgaaattacagcgctttgagtcctctaagatctggagaaaggcgctttataaatccaaaatttattttaattttattttaaccttaatcttccacacagggagtgtgaatttcgaattggattacctgaatgggcgacaatctacactccctgtgtgggagattaaaaggtcatgtcttccatatagggggtgtactgtatagatatcaactggaatagcccaattacttACTGTGCCAGCTTGTTG encodes the following:
- the LOC140159300 gene encoding sperm-tail PG-rich repeat-containing protein 2-like — encoded protein: MYDRAPRHLTAGAQSTDAAVGPGTYEAVTANPAKLRADGYAPFSSMTVRETFLHVPDNVIAAPGPGHYDPSPHPQSRISGGASLANRSNRFTDPPSKTPGPGTYSLSKQSDWIKKTGQVELQQAGTLVTSRVRYSRKPQAPSIPTPGQAYGYEEHEDGTLKKQDAPNRDSSIGPAFYNVNQANTKTTTKYKGVHFGNLTSHRMDFAGQNGPGPGEYNPFNKDELRVENLNASSPTKDGTRSFNSKLPRYHEVVVKDEEKKAVPGPGKYELRSQFDRRPQAVNPEGLDVEHPPFMSQAKRFGDNSNCVPAPGSYNDPRHALESLKKVRGLKRSPFSQTATRFQPQPHIQKTPGPGQYTFSGIAQDSMRKAYIESTRRGAFGSTSVRIKPIIKKQEDSQPGPAHYQVKDRPHYSRYSGNVTANFASQSNRVHTPPPVVKDLPPPGSYEVSASYDVSQSRKEPAAPRTESGKRKKGSFLSSTRRFAPPRDIFIEKPEVANPGPGTYETDIVDPAKTGLMVTRDTRFKGKVANDNPGPGAYELSPLLQDTVLKGTFNATLNNPVAPVMDMASRSNTSQAKHAFILGV